In Bacteroidales bacterium, the following are encoded in one genomic region:
- a CDS encoding DUF5808 domain-containing protein, whose amino-acid sequence MTIEDQQKDRMKKDPENYKWGLFYFNKYDPRILVPKRNNMMGWTLNFASPYSYLFLIAIVLIAVAAEKFL is encoded by the coding sequence ATGACTATCGAAGACCAGCAGAAAGACCGGATGAAAAAGGATCCGGAAAATTACAAGTGGGGATTATTCTATTTCAATAAATACGATCCGCGCATATTGGTTCCCAAAAGAAATAATATGATGGGATGGACGCTCAATTTCGCCAGCCCGTATTCATACCTGTTCCTTATAGCTATTGTATTAATTGCTGTTGCTGCGGAAAAATTCTTATAA
- a CDS encoding 6-bladed beta-propeller, with protein MKFLCSLTLLLFLSLSCKHLPNTDEEKYPVEIKVNVSQLNHDSLNLSEIADEIEYIPLETSDSALLQDIIVVTSVNNSFFLEQAKYRFDNNGNFINRVYQLGHGPKECLPKNFAVNKADSCIYIYGYDETIKVYSNSGSLRRTINCPFEKSGSKPRYSLSFFNNYLFIPSQQFPQVKNIYSCYNLNNDSLIVLCKNYRSYNKNQMDRYPSIILMDDLYQVTDSTLLYKENFSDTIFSVDKQFKQQAKYKINLGNEKLEWEAWRDTRMFIVSDNPPTGYLVQAFFETKTFLIFEITSLTDTGILVVYNKENNSTKLYPCNGERNIHTQRMMVVYLRNDLDGILPIPFKRVFNCSEGYFYAAINAMDFQKAWSSASEQTKTSSEYLRKMHPVLSQINENSNPVILKIHMR; from the coding sequence ATGAAATTTCTTTGTTCATTAACCCTTTTACTATTCTTAAGCCTCTCTTGTAAACATCTTCCGAATACTGATGAGGAAAAATATCCTGTTGAAATTAAAGTCAATGTATCACAATTGAACCATGATTCACTGAATCTGTCAGAGATAGCAGATGAAATTGAATATATACCGTTGGAAACATCCGACAGTGCTCTGTTGCAGGATATAATAGTGGTGACATCCGTAAATAATTCTTTTTTTCTGGAACAGGCAAAATACAGGTTTGACAATAACGGGAATTTTATTAATCGTGTTTACCAGCTTGGGCATGGCCCAAAGGAATGTCTTCCAAAAAATTTTGCTGTTAATAAAGCAGATAGTTGTATCTATATTTATGGTTATGATGAAACCATTAAGGTATATAGTAATTCAGGTTCTTTAAGAAGAACTATAAACTGTCCTTTTGAAAAGTCGGGATCAAAACCACGCTATAGTCTTAGTTTCTTTAATAATTACCTGTTTATTCCAAGTCAACAATTTCCACAGGTTAAAAATATTTATTCATGTTATAATTTGAACAATGATTCGCTGATTGTATTGTGCAAAAATTATCGGAGTTATAATAAAAATCAGATGGATAGATATCCTTCCATCATTCTCATGGATGATCTTTACCAGGTAACAGATTCGACCCTTCTTTATAAAGAAAACTTTTCTGACACCATTTTTTCTGTTGATAAGCAGTTTAAGCAGCAGGCAAAATACAAAATAAATCTTGGTAATGAGAAGCTTGAATGGGAAGCCTGGCGAGATACAAGAATGTTTATTGTAAGTGATAATCCTCCGACCGGATATTTGGTACAGGCATTTTTTGAAACAAAAACCTTTTTGATATTTGAAATCACTTCCCTGACTGATACCGGCATTCTTGTTGTTTATAACAAAGAAAACAACTCAACTAAGCTGTATCCGTGCAATGGAGAAAGAAATATCCACACTCAACGAATGATGGTGGTCTATCTCAGAAATGACCTGGATGGAATATTACCCATTCCGTTTAAAAGAGTTTTCAATTGCAGTGAAGGTTATTTCTATGCGGCTATCAATGCCATGGATTTTCAGAAAGCCTGGTCATCAGCTTCTGAGCAAACTAAAACTTCAAGTGAATATTTGAGAAAAATGCATCCCGTTTTAAGCCAAATTAATGAAAACAGTAACCCGGTGATTTTGAAGATTCATATGCGTTAG
- a CDS encoding 6-bladed beta-propeller produces the protein MKINNYLICSLLLVYSCTQRKSIPEYNLEKTTESRVINLSEMLTDIRTVRLETTDETLLGNNIQYLVGDHYIVSIDNDKIVQFTDSGKFVRILAKAGKGPGEFLRVDAFALDDLNNILYINHRGDQKHISAYDLNTGILSARFLTGIENIISRIDVVNDTTLLIVPRMNKEYNMYYLSTSGIILNGIAPPAAKGIGLETSIFKLPDFIYYMPKEFDTLYKVTDVKTEPDCLFNVEDRFTFINNETGNFVYLSGMTSSFIIANKVHARIDLNDDGETFSMNADKLTKYWIDRKDHSVAEISGFNNDYFNIKENRDPWDNYLFTSNNMGYVCYPPVYLKKLIDSTLTYSEPDKILKDRISTLNDQLKEDDNPVLVVGRLK, from the coding sequence ATGAAAATAAATAATTATCTTATTTGTTCCCTGTTATTGGTATACTCCTGTACTCAAAGGAAATCTATACCTGAATATAACCTTGAAAAGACAACTGAGTCGCGGGTTATCAATTTAAGCGAAATGCTTACTGATATACGCACCGTAAGACTTGAAACTACGGATGAAACATTACTTGGTAATAATATACAATATCTTGTAGGCGATCATTACATTGTTTCAATAGACAATGATAAAATAGTCCAGTTCACGGATTCCGGAAAATTTGTGCGAATCCTGGCCAAAGCCGGGAAAGGCCCCGGGGAATTTCTTCGGGTTGATGCATTTGCCCTGGATGACTTAAACAATATCCTTTATATCAACCACAGGGGCGATCAAAAGCACATAAGCGCTTACGATCTGAACACAGGAATATTATCTGCACGATTTTTAACAGGAATTGAAAATATCATTTCCCGGATTGATGTGGTTAATGATACCACCTTACTCATTGTTCCCCGTATGAATAAGGAATACAATATGTATTACCTGTCGACTTCAGGAATAATTCTGAATGGAATAGCGCCCCCGGCTGCAAAGGGAATTGGTTTGGAAACAAGCATTTTCAAACTGCCTGACTTCATTTATTATATGCCGAAAGAGTTTGACACTCTTTATAAAGTAACGGATGTGAAAACTGAACCGGATTGCCTGTTTAACGTAGAAGACCGGTTCACTTTCATCAATAATGAAACGGGCAATTTTGTGTACCTGTCAGGCATGACTTCCTCGTTCATCATTGCCAATAAAGTGCATGCGCGAATTGATTTGAATGACGATGGTGAAACCTTCAGCATGAATGCAGATAAGCTGACCAAATACTGGATCGACAGGAAAGATCATTCTGTGGCTGAAATATCAGGTTTTAACAATGACTATTTTAACATAAAGGAGAACCGGGATCCATGGGATAATTACCTCTTTACTTCAAACAATATGGGTTATGTATGTTATCCTCCTGTTTACCTGAAGAAACTTATTGACAGTACATTAACTTACAGTGAGCCAGATAAAATACTTAAAGACCGGATTTCAACGCTGAATGATCAACTAAAAGAAGACGACAACCCGGTGTTAGTGGTTGGAAGGTTGAAATAA
- a CDS encoding cation:proton antiporter — MQAAFFQYILLILIILALVIAANRLKVPSPIMLVLGGTALGFISSFSKITIDPQLIFFIFLPPLLYEAAWQVSWKEFWKYRRVILSFAFPIVILTAF; from the coding sequence ATGCAAGCGGCATTCTTTCAATACATACTTCTTATCCTCATCATCCTGGCACTTGTAATTGCTGCAAACCGGCTGAAAGTGCCGTCGCCAATCATGCTGGTTCTCGGAGGCACTGCTCTTGGATTTATCAGCAGTTTCTCAAAAATCACCATTGATCCGCAACTCATCTTTTTCATTTTCCTGCCTCCCCTGCTCTACGAAGCCGCCTGGCAGGTATCTTGGAAAGAGTTCTGGAAATACAGGCGTGTGATTTTAAGCTTTGCCTTCCCAATAGTTATCCTTACTGCCTTT
- a CDS encoding efflux RND transporter permease subunit gives MKLSSFSVLIWSLVLTLIGITLVPMLNVQLNPTRSEEAITVSYSWPEASARIIEQEVTSKLEGVFSGIKGLKEISSVTSKGSGTIDLAFKKNVSLDAVRFEVATLIRRVYRELPGQVSYPQLSVGFGGKKISSILTYTLNASASPFYIQKYAERNLVPKIASIKGVNDVNVYGATRFEYVVTYNPDQLRVLNVPTSAVASAINDWFRQDMLGLNEDSGKQDGNEIRVILTNSGYTADAWNDIPVLKTGGRIIRLGDIATVTYREQLPDRYYRINGLNAVFLVIYAQDGANTLKISQRVKTGITKLKETLPPGYSIMLSNDSTTFLAKELRTIAFRSIASLLVLMLFVLALSRQWTYLLLILFSMVVNLAVAVIFYYLLHLEIHLYSLAGISVSFGMIITNSIVMIDHFRYHRNKSVFIAILAATLTTIGSLCVIFFLKERDRINLTDFAWVMIINLTVSMAIALWFIPSLMEKIKLKNRFSRFRTANKRRIVRFGTLYGNSIMMMRKYRWALIILLIAGFGIPVQWLPEKIDKKTKAAHFYNITLGSTWFQKKIKPASEKILGGSLRLFTGHLVKGSFYAEPQRTTLYVNGSMPEGCTIHQLNEAMLKMENYISRYKEVELFESSIHNYNDASIRIQFNKEFENGAFPFYLKEALTSKAIGLGGVDWGIFGVGEGFSNALYSGFLSNRIVLEGFNYDQLYAIATDLQARLKKNQRVGQIEITGDNSYWNTKALNEYYMSFNPMQLSLNNMTIRSYYDFLKEKLYNQPVNAVYNGDELVPVILTSRDFDRYNTWWIKNGPITSGNKFSKLNSIGSISKQRMGNDIFRVNQQYRLSVAYEFIGPGELARRVLERNIKETATMLPLGYKVSDYTYNFWWQNEPEQYYLILLVLAIIYLICAILLESLLQPLAIMALIPVSFIGVFLTFYAFGFNFDQGGFASFILLAGIVVNSGLFIINDFNNLKNRNQPGLKLYIKAYNQKILPVIYTVLSTIFGLIPFIWGGQHQVFWFAFAAGTIGGLLFSVLALIVFQPVFLRFKK, from the coding sequence ATGAAACTATCCTCTTTTTCTGTTCTAATCTGGTCCCTCGTCCTCACGCTCATCGGAATCACTCTGGTCCCGATGCTGAATGTGCAACTGAACCCTACCAGGTCCGAGGAAGCGATAACCGTTTCGTATTCATGGCCCGAAGCCTCGGCAAGGATTATTGAACAGGAAGTAACATCAAAGCTTGAAGGGGTTTTCAGTGGCATAAAAGGGTTGAAGGAAATATCATCGGTTACTTCCAAAGGAAGCGGGACTATTGACCTGGCCTTTAAGAAGAATGTATCCCTTGATGCCGTTCGTTTTGAAGTGGCTACATTAATACGCAGGGTTTACAGGGAATTGCCCGGACAGGTTTCGTATCCGCAATTATCCGTTGGGTTTGGCGGAAAGAAAATTTCCTCAATCCTTACATATACCCTGAATGCCAGTGCCAGTCCTTTTTATATCCAGAAATACGCCGAAAGGAACCTGGTTCCCAAAATCGCTTCCATTAAGGGAGTGAATGACGTGAATGTATATGGCGCTACGCGTTTTGAATATGTGGTTACCTATAACCCGGATCAGTTAAGAGTACTCAATGTTCCAACTTCAGCCGTTGCATCGGCTATCAACGACTGGTTCAGGCAGGATATGCTGGGACTCAATGAAGATTCCGGCAAACAAGACGGAAACGAAATACGAGTTATCTTAACCAATTCGGGTTATACCGCCGATGCATGGAATGACATTCCGGTTTTAAAAACAGGCGGACGAATCATTCGGCTTGGAGATATAGCCACTGTAACATACAGGGAACAGTTGCCAGACCGGTATTACCGGATTAACGGGTTGAATGCCGTATTTCTTGTTATTTACGCCCAGGATGGTGCAAACACCTTAAAAATCAGCCAACGGGTTAAAACCGGAATTACAAAATTGAAGGAAACACTTCCCCCGGGTTACTCGATAATGCTTTCAAACGACTCAACCACTTTCCTTGCAAAAGAACTGCGCACCATTGCATTCAGGTCCATTGCATCTTTGCTTGTGCTTATGCTTTTTGTGCTGGCGTTAAGCCGGCAATGGACTTACCTGCTGCTGATATTATTCAGCATGGTTGTCAACCTAGCTGTAGCAGTAATATTTTATTATTTATTGCATCTTGAGATCCATCTATATTCGCTTGCCGGTATCAGCGTATCATTTGGAATGATCATAACCAATTCAATAGTCATGATCGACCATTTCAGGTATCACAGAAATAAATCCGTTTTCATTGCCATACTGGCCGCAACGCTCACTACCATTGGTTCATTATGTGTTATATTCTTCCTGAAAGAAAGGGATCGGATCAATTTAACCGACTTTGCCTGGGTAATGATCATCAACCTTACCGTTTCAATGGCAATTGCGTTATGGTTCATTCCTTCGCTGATGGAAAAAATTAAACTGAAAAACAGGTTCAGCCGGTTCCGGACAGCCAATAAAAGAAGGATTGTCCGTTTTGGAACCCTCTATGGTAATTCCATTATGATGATGAGGAAATACAGGTGGGCGCTCATCATACTGCTGATTGCCGGTTTTGGTATTCCTGTTCAATGGTTGCCTGAAAAAATTGACAAAAAAACAAAAGCAGCGCATTTTTACAATATTACACTGGGCAGTACCTGGTTCCAGAAGAAAATAAAGCCGGCATCGGAAAAGATTTTAGGAGGTTCCCTCCGCTTATTTACCGGGCATCTTGTAAAAGGCTCATTCTACGCTGAACCACAGCGCACCACATTATATGTTAACGGAAGCATGCCCGAAGGATGTACCATTCACCAGTTGAATGAAGCCATGCTTAAAATGGAAAATTACATCAGCAGGTATAAGGAAGTAGAATTATTTGAATCGTCAATTCATAATTACAACGATGCCTCCATCCGGATACAATTCAACAAAGAATTTGAAAACGGGGCATTTCCGTTTTATTTAAAAGAAGCGCTGACTTCAAAGGCTATTGGCCTGGGAGGAGTGGACTGGGGTATTTTTGGCGTGGGAGAAGGATTCAGCAACGCACTGTATTCGGGTTTTCTCTCAAACAGGATCGTACTCGAAGGTTTTAATTATGATCAACTGTATGCCATTGCAACCGATTTGCAGGCACGGCTTAAAAAGAATCAGCGTGTAGGCCAGATTGAGATCACAGGGGATAATTCTTACTGGAATACAAAAGCCCTGAATGAGTATTACATGTCGTTCAATCCCATGCAGCTTTCACTGAACAACATGACTATACGGAGTTACTATGATTTTCTGAAGGAGAAGCTTTACAACCAGCCCGTCAACGCGGTTTACAATGGAGATGAATTGGTTCCGGTGATCCTCACTTCAAGGGATTTCGACAGGTACAATACCTGGTGGATTAAAAACGGTCCCATTACCTCCGGCAATAAATTCTCGAAACTGAATTCAATCGGAAGTATCTCGAAACAACGGATGGGCAATGATATTTTCAGGGTGAACCAGCAGTATAGGTTATCGGTTGCCTATGAGTTCATAGGGCCAGGTGAATTAGCCAGGCGGGTGCTTGAGAGAAACATTAAAGAAACTGCCACCATGTTGCCGCTGGGATATAAGGTAAGTGACTATACTTACAATTTCTGGTGGCAGAACGAACCGGAGCAGTATTATTTAATCCTGCTGGTTTTGGCTATTATTTACCTGATCTGCGCCATTCTCCTCGAATCACTTTTACAGCCGCTTGCCATCATGGCGCTGATCCCGGTTTCCTTTATCGGGGTATTTCTCACATTTTATGCTTTCGGGTTTAATTTTGACCAGGGAGGATTTGCCTCATTTATTTTATTAGCGGGAATTGTAGTGAATTCGGGACTTTTTATAATTAACGACTTCAATAACCTGAAGAACAGAAATCAACCCGGTTTGAAGCTATATATAAAAGCCTACAATCAGAAAATCCTTCCTGTAATTTATACGGTGCTTTCGACCATATTCGGGTTGATTCCTTTTATCTGGGGAGGTCAGCACCAGGTTTTCTGGTTTGCCTTTGCAGCCGGAACGATTGGCGGATTGCTGTTTTCGGTGTTGGCTTTGATAGTGTTCCAGCCGGTGTTTTTGAGGTTCAAAAAATAG
- a CDS encoding nuclear transport factor 2 family protein — MKTLLICLLFVPVKVMAQSDTMITENFLQSFADAFNAHDLKAIMSHMTEDCIFEASAGPDVDGEKFTGQENVRKAFETVFASFPDARWDNPHHFISGNRGFTEWTFSGTSQDGKIIEVTGCDLFTFENGKIAIKNSYRKNRILRSKD, encoded by the coding sequence ATGAAAACGCTTCTGATTTGTTTGTTATTCGTACCTGTTAAAGTCATGGCCCAATCAGATACTATGATTACAGAAAATTTCCTTCAATCTTTTGCTGATGCATTCAATGCGCATGATCTCAAGGCTATCATGTCGCACATGACTGAAGACTGTATTTTTGAAGCCTCTGCCGGGCCTGACGTTGATGGGGAGAAATTTACAGGACAGGAAAACGTCAGGAAAGCTTTTGAAACTGTGTTTGCATCTTTCCCGGATGCACGGTGGGACAACCCTCATCACTTCATATCCGGTAACCGGGGGTTCACTGAATGGACTTTTTCAGGAACCAGTCAGGACGGAAAAATCATTGAGGTAACCGGATGTGATCTGTTTACCTTTGAGAATGGGAAGATTGCTATTAAGAACTCATACAGGAAAAACCGAATTCTACGGTCCAAAGACTAA
- a CDS encoding T9SS type A sorting domain-containing protein, which produces MKSFRPALALLAFLSIQLNSHTQQIDTVILVKSLNTGGEAVMFFDDFFDLNNQYIAYSKTSNDFVSDTLVLYDLKHDAVKYKTKRNQPDYDLKFINENRFIYFNSDDTIRSISNFNSPAEHILYVQPKYTGHLCDFAFSKDNKMLVTLSYTSVNFKRLIKWFDYNVLSDSIDVIDSTYINDIDLEADIAISDDKKYVALNGVYHGDSVTIVNLETKEVNVINTSPNGGTYSPVFFRQNDKLKVAVGGAYLSGSIEIIDVETLSLEKSVPLFDHYVYSVAVDSSEQYLACGGYDRTLGIYSIKDLAFDTLFTAGTGMIDQIKFSSDNKFVLVSEEMTGLLDIYEIIDSSQFTAIANPEPDDVIIYPVPVKDRLILKNSAGINRFLLYSVKGELIKSEPVTDGEIDFTDVPSGLYLISFYNNNSEVSHKKIIRE; this is translated from the coding sequence ATGAAATCTTTCAGGCCGGCTCTGGCTCTTTTGGCTTTTTTGTCCATTCAGTTAAACAGTCACACACAACAAATTGATACCGTTATCCTGGTTAAAAGTCTTAATACCGGGGGTGAAGCTGTAATGTTTTTTGATGATTTCTTCGACTTAAATAACCAATATATTGCCTATAGCAAAACTTCTAATGACTTTGTATCGGATACCCTGGTATTATATGATTTGAAGCATGATGCTGTTAAATATAAGACAAAACGAAACCAACCTGATTATGATCTGAAGTTCATTAATGAAAACCGATTTATTTATTTCAATTCGGATGATACAATCCGTTCAATCAGTAATTTTAATTCACCGGCTGAACACATACTCTATGTTCAGCCAAAGTATACCGGACATCTCTGCGACTTTGCATTTTCAAAAGATAATAAGATGCTGGTAACGTTAAGCTATACAAGTGTGAATTTTAAAAGACTTATCAAATGGTTCGACTACAATGTTCTTTCAGATAGTATTGATGTTATTGACAGCACATACATTAATGATATTGACCTGGAAGCTGATATTGCTATTTCTGACGATAAAAAATACGTCGCCCTGAATGGAGTATATCATGGTGATTCAGTTACTATAGTCAACCTTGAAACGAAAGAGGTAAATGTAATTAATACTTCACCTAACGGAGGAACTTATTCGCCTGTGTTCTTCAGGCAGAATGATAAGCTGAAAGTTGCAGTCGGAGGTGCTTATTTAAGCGGCAGTATTGAAATAATCGATGTGGAAACATTATCGCTTGAAAAATCTGTGCCTTTATTTGATCATTATGTTTACTCAGTAGCCGTAGATTCTTCGGAACAATACCTTGCATGCGGAGGATATGACAGAACACTGGGAATTTATAGTATTAAGGATCTGGCATTTGATACTTTGTTTACAGCCGGAACCGGAATGATCGATCAGATTAAGTTCAGCTCCGACAATAAATTTGTTTTAGTATCCGAGGAAATGACTGGCTTATTAGATATTTATGAAATTATCGATAGTTCGCAATTTACAGCGATTGCAAATCCTGAACCGGATGATGTGATAATATATCCGGTTCCGGTGAAAGACAGGCTGATTCTTAAGAATTCAGCAGGAATAAATCGCTTTTTACTCTACTCGGTTAAAGGGGAATTAATTAAAAGCGAACCCGTAACGGATGGAGAAATCGATTTTACTGATGTGCCATCGGGCCTTTACCTGATAAGCTTCTATAACAACAACAGTGAAGTGTCACATAAGAAAATAATCAGGGAATAG
- a CDS encoding 6-bladed beta-propeller, giving the protein MKPNLFFLLYLLVMISSCKNPTPPTPKEHGFFTVDFEKALSNEKLIKLSEIAKSVKYIPLQTDSTCLLPGSTDFMFTNDYILYPGRDEILEFDYTGKFIRKIGTPGKGPNEINMMMSASVLNNENLVAVKTLGNNKMIYFDLNGRFVKSVDARMVFGYAFQNDTMLAYDLCSMGYEDYFFRLTNSKNDTISVVQNPYKWTNNTGTYTMMTFDGFNPFYWYKNRCYFKCMHNDTVYTITKGKIVPSYLINLGKYQLPIEKRPENPASMAEFENIKDQYYYACSIENQGKVFVSSFRFGGENQQNILYDIEKNTGEYLVNDSSNASGFINDWDGGPDFWPQGNVNDNTLFMAIPAVKLKALVESDAFLNATGNDKNRKALIDLAAKVKEEDNPVLMLVEL; this is encoded by the coding sequence ATGAAACCAAATTTGTTCTTCTTACTGTATTTACTTGTGATGATTTCATCCTGTAAAAACCCTACCCCACCGACACCAAAAGAACACGGGTTTTTTACGGTGGATTTTGAAAAAGCACTGAGTAATGAAAAGCTTATTAAGCTTTCGGAAATTGCCAAATCGGTGAAGTATATTCCGCTTCAGACTGACAGTACCTGTTTATTACCCGGTAGTACGGATTTTATGTTCACAAATGATTACATACTATATCCGGGCAGGGATGAAATCCTCGAATTTGATTATACCGGTAAGTTTATTCGTAAAATCGGCACTCCCGGCAAGGGTCCCAATGAAATCAATATGATGATGAGTGCCTCGGTATTGAACAACGAGAACCTTGTTGCTGTAAAAACTCTTGGAAATAATAAGATGATTTATTTTGATCTGAACGGTCGGTTTGTCAAATCAGTTGATGCACGCATGGTTTTCGGGTATGCCTTTCAGAATGACACCATGCTCGCTTATGACCTGTGTTCTATGGGTTATGAGGATTATTTCTTCAGGTTGACAAACAGTAAAAACGATACAATATCCGTAGTTCAGAATCCCTATAAATGGACAAATAACACCGGAACTTATACCATGATGACCTTTGATGGATTCAACCCGTTTTACTGGTATAAGAACCGTTGTTATTTCAAGTGTATGCATAACGATACGGTGTACACGATTACGAAAGGGAAAATAGTGCCATCCTACCTGATTAATTTGGGCAAATATCAGTTGCCTATTGAAAAGCGACCTGAAAACCCCGCATCCATGGCTGAATTCGAAAACATCAAAGATCAGTATTACTATGCGTGTTCCATTGAGAACCAGGGAAAAGTGTTTGTCAGTTCTTTCAGATTCGGCGGAGAGAACCAACAGAATATTTTATATGATATTGAAAAGAATACAGGAGAATATCTTGTAAATGACAGTAGCAATGCTTCAGGCTTTATTAACGACTGGGATGGAGGTCCTGATTTCTGGCCACAGGGTAATGTAAATGATAATACACTTTTTATGGCTATTCCTGCGGTTAAATTAAAGGCACTTGTGGAATCCGATGCATTTCTGAATGCAACAGGTAACGATAAAAACCGGAAAGCATTGATTGACCTGGCTGCTAAGGTGAAGGAGGAGGATAACCCGGTTCTTATGCTGGTTGAACTTTAG
- a CDS encoding GNAT family N-acetyltransferase, whose translation MPGFYIRKISKADIEPLQQIARKTFFETFSEFNTPANMQKYLDESFATEKLISELQDKNSEFWFAFQDEKVVGYLKINYGPAQTEINDDRAVEIERIYVLKELHGKNVGQLLYEKAFEIACKKKLDYMWLGVWEKNFRAQKFYLKNGFFEFAKHIFRLGNEVQTDLLLRKSL comes from the coding sequence ATGCCTGGCTTTTATATAAGAAAAATTTCAAAAGCGGATATTGAACCGTTACAGCAAATAGCGCGGAAAACATTTTTTGAGACTTTCTCGGAATTCAATACTCCGGCAAATATGCAGAAATACCTGGATGAAAGTTTTGCAACGGAAAAGCTGATTTCGGAACTTCAGGATAAGAATTCGGAATTCTGGTTCGCTTTTCAGGATGAAAAGGTTGTGGGTTATTTAAAAATAAATTACGGGCCGGCACAGACTGAAATCAATGACGACAGGGCTGTTGAAATTGAAAGGATTTATGTTTTAAAGGAACTGCATGGTAAAAATGTGGGGCAGCTTCTTTATGAAAAAGCTTTTGAAATTGCCTGCAAGAAAAAGCTGGATTACATGTGGCTTGGCGTTTGGGAAAAGAATTTCCGCGCACAGAAATTTTATCTGAAGAACGGTTTTTTTGAATTCGCCAAACATATCTTCAGGCTCGGAAATGAGGTGCAAACGGATCTTCTCCTGAGAAAGTCCCTTTAA
- a CDS encoding T9SS type A sorting domain-containing protein encodes MKNFLILAIAVCCCLKSRSQEIIFRDDFSDSTAWELSTPVIVEAGSASALFEDQKLVLDAGQGFTDCTSATATLKTKVNPVNDDDLIMVKVFVDSFDIMGSYDFRINLGIKSKIVHLKIDDIYLPAIKKPIIQFHISDTVAISISTALNPDSILISDNELLNSPSHKQVIDSENSDSVNIQLEANACAADIGAETRAVVDSITITRLIENSNSEINSAGNLPVVKKFSDIYFLEFEEFTSCIIHVIDISGRSIVNHTFNGNLFDLGFLSEGIYLINVQSDKWNYTTKVNIIK; translated from the coding sequence ATGAAAAACTTCCTAATTCTTGCAATCGCAGTTTGTTGCTGTTTAAAATCCCGTTCCCAGGAAATAATTTTTAGGGATGATTTCAGTGATTCCACAGCCTGGGAACTGTCAACACCCGTTATTGTTGAAGCCGGATCAGCCTCGGCTTTGTTTGAAGATCAAAAATTGGTACTGGACGCAGGTCAGGGTTTTACGGACTGCACTTCAGCCACTGCCACTTTAAAAACGAAAGTTAACCCGGTTAATGATGACGACCTGATAATGGTAAAAGTGTTTGTCGATTCATTCGACATCATGGGCTCCTATGATTTCCGCATTAATTTAGGAATAAAATCGAAAATCGTTCATCTTAAAATTGATGATATCTATTTGCCGGCAATAAAAAAGCCAATTATTCAATTCCATATTTCCGACACCGTGGCAATTAGTATATCTACCGCATTGAATCCTGATTCGATTTTAATTAGTGATAATGAATTACTGAATAGTCCTTCACACAAACAGGTTATTGATTCCGAAAATTCAGATTCTGTAAATATTCAATTGGAGGCGAATGCGTGTGCGGCCGATATTGGTGCTGAAACAAGAGCCGTGGTCGATTCGATAACCATTACAAGACTTATTGAAAATTCCAATTCAGAAATAAATTCCGCCGGTAATTTACCGGTAGTAAAAAAATTCAGCGACATTTATTTCTTAGAATTTGAAGAGTTCACTTCCTGTATAATCCATGTAATTGATATTTCGGGCCGAAGCATTGTTAATCATACATTCAATGGTAACTTATTTGACCTTGGATTCCTTTCTGAAGGGATTTATTTGATTAATGTACAAAGCGATAAATGGAATTATACTACTAAAGTGAATATCATAAAATAA